A genomic region of Xanthomonas fragariae contains the following coding sequences:
- the dnaE gene encoding DNA polymerase III subunit alpha: MSTSRFVHLHVHTEFSLADSTIRVPEKPNQADPKKAKQANLLSRAVELDMPALAVTDLNNLFALVKFYKAAEGVGIKPIAGADVMIATPDMTPWRMTLLCRDREGYLSLSRLLTRAWMEGHRPEGGVAIHPEWLQAGHANLFALAGRDSLAGRLFGEGRADLAEQQLADWQRTFGDGLHLEITRTGRDGEERFNQFALHAAGARGLPVVASNDVRFLYASDFNAHEARVCISSGRVLDDPKRPHHYSDQQYLKSGEEMAALFADVPDAIDNTHALAQRCNIEMRLGTYFLPAYPVPENETLDSWIRSQSRDGLAARLEKSPIAPGKNRQDYVDRLEFELDTIIEMGFPGYFLIVADFIQWGKNQGIPIGPGRGSGAGSLVAWALQITDLDPLPYNLLFERFLNPERVSMPDFDIDFCMDRRDEVIDYVAHKYGRERVSQIITYGTMAAKAVVRDAGRVLGFTYGLVDSVAKLIPNILGITLKDAMGEGKDSEMASPDLIQRYQVEDDVRDLMDLARQLEDLTRNAGKHAGGVVIAPEPLSEFCPLFAEHDEDGRGKNPVTQFDKDDVEAVGLVKFDFLGLRTLTIIDWAVKAINARHSRAGIDPVDITAIPLDDVPTYKGVFASGNTGAVFQFESSGMRRLLKDARPDRFEDLIALVSLYRPGPMDLIPDFNARKHGKQEIVYPDSRTEVILKDTYGIMVYQEQVMQMAQIVGDYSLGGADLLRRAMGKKVPAEMAKHREIFREGAAKGGVSAHKADEIFDLMEKFAGYGFNKSHAAAYALISYQTAWLKRHYPAEFMAATLSSDMDNTAKVVGFLDEVRNLGLTVKPPGINASAYMFEAASPDTIQYGLGAIKGVGQGACEAIVEERQRGGPYTTLLDFCTRVGTAKLNRRTLEAMINAGAMDGLGKNRASLMLQLPEVMKATEQMARERASGQNSLFGGPDPSVPAMRLDLPESKEWPLGQLLTGERETLGFYLSGHPFDTHRDEVRELVGCDLGSLEKILTSQQRGGGGGDGEKRAWRPEVSAILAGLVIGVRRKGDSQVFVQLEDGRGRVECSAFSDAMAEFGHLLTRDRILIVKGGLREDEFNGGYSLRIRQCWDYEQICAEHAQRLSLRLDLREKQAWKRVDALLAKHRPGKTPLRLDLLLRAPSGGVAGMLDLNGSHSVRIDQQLMDSLRADPAVRTLKIKYNPPWA, translated from the coding sequence ATGTCCACTTCCCGCTTCGTTCATCTGCACGTTCACACCGAGTTCTCGCTGGCGGATTCCACCATCCGTGTGCCCGAGAAACCGAATCAGGCTGATCCGAAAAAGGCCAAGCAGGCCAACCTGCTCAGCCGCGCGGTCGAACTCGACATGCCCGCGCTGGCAGTCACCGACCTGAACAACCTGTTCGCACTGGTCAAGTTCTACAAGGCCGCCGAAGGCGTGGGCATCAAGCCGATTGCCGGCGCCGACGTGATGATCGCTACTCCGGACATGACGCCCTGGCGTATGACTCTGCTGTGCCGCGATCGCGAGGGCTATCTGAGCCTGTCGCGTCTGCTCACCCGCGCCTGGATGGAAGGCCACCGGCCCGAAGGCGGGGTGGCGATCCATCCCGAGTGGCTGCAGGCCGGACACGCCAATCTGTTTGCGCTGGCCGGCCGCGACAGCCTGGCCGGGCGCCTGTTCGGCGAAGGCCGCGCCGACCTGGCTGAGCAGCAGCTCGCCGACTGGCAGCGCACGTTCGGCGATGGCCTGCATCTGGAAATCACCCGTACCGGGCGCGACGGCGAAGAGCGTTTCAACCAGTTCGCGCTGCATGCCGCCGGTGCGCGCGGCCTGCCGGTGGTGGCCAGCAACGATGTGCGCTTTCTGTACGCCAGCGACTTCAACGCGCACGAGGCGCGCGTGTGCATTTCTTCGGGGCGCGTGCTGGACGATCCCAAGCGTCCGCACCACTACAGCGACCAGCAATACCTGAAGTCGGGCGAGGAGATGGCCGCGTTGTTCGCCGACGTGCCCGACGCCATCGACAACACGCATGCGCTGGCGCAACGCTGTAATATCGAGATGCGCCTGGGCACCTACTTCCTGCCAGCCTATCCGGTGCCGGAAAACGAAACGCTGGACAGCTGGATCCGCAGCCAGTCGCGCGATGGTCTGGCGGCACGCTTGGAAAAGAGCCCGATCGCACCGGGCAAGAACCGCCAGGATTATGTCGATCGCCTGGAATTCGAGTTGGACACCATCATCGAGATGGGCTTTCCCGGCTATTTCCTGATCGTGGCCGACTTCATCCAATGGGGAAAAAACCAGGGCATTCCGATCGGCCCGGGCCGCGGTTCCGGTGCCGGCTCGCTGGTGGCGTGGGCACTGCAGATCACCGATCTGGACCCGCTGCCCTACAACCTGCTGTTCGAGCGCTTCCTAAATCCCGAACGCGTGTCCATGCCCGACTTCGACATCGACTTCTGCATGGATCGCCGCGACGAAGTGATCGACTACGTGGCGCACAAGTACGGGCGCGAACGGGTCAGCCAGATCATCACTTACGGCACCATGGCCGCCAAGGCGGTGGTGCGCGATGCCGGGCGCGTGCTCGGCTTCACCTATGGTCTGGTCGACAGCGTGGCCAAGCTGATCCCCAACATCCTGGGCATCACGCTCAAGGATGCGATGGGAGAAGGCAAGGACTCGGAGATGGCCTCGCCGGATCTGATCCAGCGCTATCAGGTCGAAGACGACGTGCGCGATCTGATGGATCTGGCCCGTCAGCTCGAAGATCTCACCCGCAACGCCGGCAAGCACGCTGGCGGGGTGGTGATCGCACCTGAGCCACTGTCCGAATTCTGCCCGCTGTTCGCCGAACACGACGAGGACGGGCGCGGCAAGAATCCGGTCACTCAGTTCGACAAGGACGACGTCGAAGCGGTCGGCCTAGTGAAGTTCGACTTCCTCGGCCTGCGCACGCTGACCATCATCGATTGGGCAGTCAAGGCGATCAACGCACGCCACTCGCGCGCCGGCATCGACCCGGTCGACATCACCGCTATTCCGCTCGACGACGTGCCTACCTACAAGGGCGTGTTCGCCTCCGGCAATACCGGCGCGGTGTTTCAGTTCGAATCCTCAGGCATGCGCCGCCTGCTCAAGGACGCGCGCCCGGACCGCTTCGAAGACCTGATCGCGCTGGTATCGCTGTACCGCCCTGGCCCGATGGACCTGATCCCTGACTTCAACGCGCGTAAGCACGGCAAGCAAGAGATCGTCTACCCGGATTCGCGCACCGAAGTCATCCTGAAAGACACCTACGGCATCATGGTGTACCAGGAGCAGGTGATGCAGATGGCGCAGATCGTCGGCGATTATTCGTTGGGCGGCGCCGACCTGCTACGCCGCGCCATGGGCAAAAAAGTGCCGGCCGAAATGGCCAAGCACCGAGAGATTTTCCGCGAAGGCGCGGCCAAGGGCGGCGTGAGCGCGCACAAGGCCGACGAAATCTTCGACCTGATGGAGAAGTTCGCCGGCTACGGTTTCAACAAATCGCACGCCGCCGCGTACGCATTGATCAGCTACCAGACCGCCTGGCTGAAACGGCATTACCCGGCCGAATTCATGGCCGCCACGCTGTCCTCGGACATGGACAACACCGCCAAGGTGGTCGGCTTTCTCGATGAAGTGCGCAATCTCGGCCTGACTGTCAAGCCACCGGGCATCAACGCATCGGCGTACATGTTCGAGGCCGCAAGCCCGGACACGATTCAATACGGCCTGGGCGCGATCAAGGGCGTCGGCCAGGGCGCATGCGAGGCGATCGTCGAAGAACGCCAGCGCGGCGGACCTTACACGACGCTGCTGGATTTTTGCACCCGCGTGGGTACCGCAAAGCTCAACCGGCGCACGCTGGAAGCGATGATCAATGCTGGCGCCATGGACGGGCTGGGCAAGAACCGTGCCTCGCTGATGCTGCAATTGCCGGAGGTGATGAAGGCCACCGAGCAGATGGCGCGCGAACGTGCCTCGGGCCAGAACTCGCTGTTCGGCGGGCCGGACCCGAGCGTGCCGGCAATGCGCCTGGATCTGCCCGAAAGCAAAGAGTGGCCGCTTGGTCAGTTGCTCACCGGCGAGCGCGAAACGTTGGGCTTTTATCTCAGCGGCCATCCGTTCGACACGCACCGGGACGAAGTACGCGAGCTGGTCGGTTGCGACCTGGGTTCGCTGGAAAAGATCCTGACCTCGCAACAACGCGGCGGCGGTGGCGGCGATGGCGAGAAACGCGCCTGGCGCCCGGAAGTCAGTGCGATTCTGGCGGGCCTGGTGATCGGCGTACGCCGCAAGGGCGACAGCCAGGTGTTCGTGCAGTTGGAAGACGGTCGCGGACGGGTCGAATGCAGTGCGTTTTCCGATGCGATGGCCGAGTTCGGCCACCTGCTCACCCGCGACCGCATCCTGATCGTCAAGGGCGGCCTGCGCGAGGACGAATTCAACGGCGGCTACAGCCTGCGCATCCGCCAATGCTGGGACTACGAGCAGATCTGCGCCGAGCATGCACAGCGGCTGTCGCTGCGCCTGGACCTGCGCGAAAAACAGGCTTGGAAGCGTGTCGACGCACTATTGGCCAAGCACCGCCCCGGCAAGACGCCATTGCGTCTGGATCTGCTGCTGCGCGCCCCCAGCGGCGGCGTCGCCGGCATGCTTGATCTCAATGGCAGCCACTCGGTGCGCATCGATCAGCAACTGATGGACAGCCTGCGCGCCGATCCGGCAGTACGCACGTTGAAGATCAAGTACAACCCACCGTGGGCTTGA